The Pyramidobacter porci genome includes a region encoding these proteins:
- the fabG gene encoding 3-oxoacyl-[acyl-carrier-protein] reductase: MARIALVTGAGRGIGRAVAKRLAADGCAVAVNYRSSAEAAQSLVNEITAAGGKAMAFAGDVSSPEAVKKLFDDVKEALGPVEILVNNAGQTKDGLLMRMKDSDWDDVLNADLKSVFLCTREAVKAMVRARWGRIVNISSVVGVTGNPGQANYGAAKAGVIGFSKCVAREYAAKGVTVNCVAPGYIATDMTKILSDAAKEAILTGIPQGRQGEPEDIANAVSFFAQESSSYITGQVLAVDGGMTMA, from the coding sequence ATGGCCCGCATTGCATTGGTTACCGGCGCCGGCCGCGGCATCGGCCGCGCGGTGGCGAAACGGCTTGCCGCCGACGGCTGCGCCGTGGCGGTGAATTATCGTTCTTCGGCGGAAGCGGCTCAGTCCTTGGTGAACGAGATCACGGCCGCCGGCGGAAAAGCGATGGCTTTTGCCGGCGACGTCTCCAGCCCCGAGGCGGTGAAAAAGCTTTTCGACGACGTCAAAGAAGCTCTCGGCCCCGTCGAGATCCTCGTCAACAACGCCGGGCAGACGAAAGACGGGCTTTTGATGCGGATGAAAGACTCCGATTGGGACGACGTGCTCAACGCCGATCTCAAGTCCGTGTTCCTCTGCACGCGCGAAGCGGTCAAAGCCATGGTCCGCGCCCGCTGGGGCCGGATCGTCAACATCTCTTCGGTGGTGGGCGTCACGGGCAATCCCGGACAGGCCAATTACGGCGCGGCAAAGGCCGGCGTGATCGGTTTCAGCAAGTGCGTGGCGCGTGAATACGCCGCCAAGGGCGTGACGGTGAACTGCGTCGCCCCCGGTTACATCGCCACCGATATGACGAAAATTCTGAGCGACGCCGCCAAGGAGGCGATCCTGACGGGCATCCCGCAGGGACGTCAGGGCGAGCCAGAGGACATCGCCAACGCCGTGTCCTTCTTCGCGCAGGAAAGCAGTTCTTACATCACAGGTCAGGTTCTCGCCGTCGACGGCGGGATGACAATGGCATAG
- the acpP gene encoding acyl carrier protein, with the protein MTKADVLARLKEIIIDRLDVEEEQIRPEASFVEDLGADSLDIVELIMGIEEEFDIEIPDEDAEKLTTVGEAINYAASKLGIEE; encoded by the coding sequence ATGACTAAAGCAGATGTTCTCGCTCGCCTGAAGGAAATCATTATCGACCGTCTTGACGTGGAAGAGGAGCAGATCCGTCCCGAGGCTTCCTTTGTGGAAGATCTCGGCGCCGATTCCCTTGACATCGTCGAGCTGATCATGGGCATCGAGGAAGAGTTCGACATCGAGATCCCCGATGAGGATGCCGAGAAGCTGACCACTGTCGGTGAAGCAATCAACTACGCCGCCAGCAAGCTTGGCATTGAGGAGTAA
- the fabF gene encoding beta-ketoacyl-ACP synthase II yields the protein MNRRVVITGLGVVSPVGIGKDNYWRALEAGENGIRNITAFDASDYNVKIAGEVLDFDPALYVAKKEAKRTDRVIQFSTAAASMALEDAKLDPASVDPWKFGVYIGSGTGGLHTSWEGYQDLSEKGPRHVGPFAIPMMISNMTSAYIAIKYGCKGPNMCIVTACASSINSIGEAWYAVQRGDADVMLAGGAEACVMGLTVAGFASMKALCTTHNDDPECACRPFDKDRAGFIVAEGAGVVVLEDLERARARGAHIYGELTGYGATCDAYHLTAPDPDGAGAMKAMELAMKQSGWNGVDLVNAHGTSTHLNEIMESKAINGLLGDKAKDTLVTSTKSIFGHTLGAAGGVAVVAALQAFEQGIVHKTRNYETPDPECNVNVVAETLYDRNVKRILVNNFGFGGHNGVLALQKYEG from the coding sequence ATGAATCGAAGAGTCGTGATCACCGGGCTCGGCGTGGTCAGCCCCGTTGGCATCGGCAAGGATAATTACTGGCGCGCTCTTGAAGCGGGAGAAAACGGCATCAGGAACATCACCGCTTTCGACGCGTCCGACTACAATGTGAAAATTGCGGGCGAGGTTCTCGATTTTGATCCCGCCCTTTATGTGGCTAAAAAAGAGGCCAAGCGCACCGACCGCGTCATTCAGTTCTCGACGGCAGCGGCGTCGATGGCGCTTGAAGATGCAAAGCTTGATCCGGCTTCCGTCGATCCCTGGAAGTTCGGCGTTTACATCGGTTCCGGCACCGGCGGGCTGCATACCAGCTGGGAAGGATATCAGGATCTTTCCGAAAAAGGGCCTCGTCACGTCGGACCTTTCGCCATCCCGATGATGATCAGCAACATGACCTCGGCCTACATCGCCATCAAGTACGGCTGCAAAGGCCCCAACATGTGCATCGTCACCGCCTGCGCGTCGTCGATCAACAGCATCGGCGAGGCGTGGTACGCCGTCCAGCGCGGTGACGCGGACGTGATGTTGGCCGGCGGCGCCGAGGCCTGCGTGATGGGATTGACCGTCGCCGGTTTTGCCTCCATGAAGGCGCTGTGCACGACCCACAACGACGATCCGGAGTGTGCGTGCCGCCCCTTCGACAAAGACCGCGCCGGTTTCATCGTCGCGGAGGGCGCCGGCGTTGTCGTTCTCGAAGATCTTGAACGCGCCCGCGCCCGCGGCGCCCATATTTACGGCGAGCTGACAGGCTACGGCGCCACCTGCGACGCCTATCATCTGACCGCTCCCGATCCCGACGGCGCCGGCGCCATGAAGGCCATGGAACTGGCCATGAAGCAGTCGGGCTGGAACGGCGTGGATTTGGTCAACGCCCATGGAACTTCCACTCATCTTAACGAGATTATGGAATCCAAGGCTATCAACGGACTGCTCGGCGACAAGGCGAAAGACACGCTCGTCACCTCCACCAAGTCGATCTTCGGCCACACGCTCGGCGCGGCCGGCGGCGTGGCGGTCGTGGCGGCGCTCCAGGCCTTCGAGCAGGGGATCGTCCACAAGACGCGCAACTACGAAACGCCCGATCCCGAGTGCAACGTCAACGTTGTCGCCGAAACGCTGTACGACCGAAACGTCAAACGCATTCTCGTCAACAATTTCGGCTTCGGCGGGCACAACGGTGTGCTTGCGCTGCAGAAGTACGAAGGCTAA
- the rnc gene encoding ribonuclease III, protein MNGTEPARQKSLLEFQRRIGYEFNDPALLEEALTHSSYAHERGVPFWNERLEFLGDAVLEVLISEELFRTRPDASEGQMTRERASLVREEVLSAWGHSLGLDDLLLLGTGQRGSASENMIGDAVEALIGALYLDGGLERARNFLSRRPREAAREQLDPKSRLQILCQERNGPTPYYELLQRKGPEHDPVFIVRALLDGKELARGRGTSRKAAEQAAARTALKLIEPPKKQL, encoded by the coding sequence ATGAACGGAACGGAGCCGGCGCGGCAAAAAAGTCTGCTCGAGTTTCAGCGGCGCATCGGCTATGAATTCAACGATCCGGCCCTGCTGGAAGAAGCGCTGACTCATTCGTCCTACGCTCACGAACGGGGAGTTCCGTTCTGGAACGAGCGTCTCGAGTTTCTCGGCGACGCCGTGCTGGAAGTGCTGATCAGCGAGGAGCTGTTCCGCACCCGTCCCGATGCCAGCGAGGGACAGATGACCCGCGAGCGCGCCTCGCTGGTCCGCGAAGAAGTGCTTTCCGCCTGGGGGCACTCTTTGGGATTGGACGACCTGCTCCTTTTGGGAACGGGGCAGCGCGGCAGCGCCAGCGAAAACATGATCGGCGACGCGGTCGAGGCCCTGATCGGCGCGCTTTACCTTGACGGAGGGCTGGAACGGGCCCGGAATTTTTTGAGCCGGCGTCCGCGAGAAGCGGCGCGCGAGCAGCTCGACCCGAAGAGCCGTCTGCAGATTCTCTGTCAAGAACGGAACGGGCCGACGCCTTATTATGAACTGCTTCAGCGTAAAGGGCCGGAGCATGATCCGGTTTTCATCGTCCGGGCTTTGCTGGACGGCAAGGAACTTGCCCGCGGCAGAGGAACCAGCCGCAAGGCAGCTGAGCAGGCAGCAGCGAGAACTGCATTGAAATTGATCGAACCGCCAAAAAAACAGCTCTGA
- the tilS gene encoding tRNA lysidine(34) synthetase TilS, with protein MTKSDVPRRFRGVMERRGWLGQTPVLLGVSGGSDSMSLLCLFSQLYEPSQLIVVHMDHGIRGASCGDGEFVKKRCAELSVRCVIERRSVSELSRKGESEEAAGRRLRYELYEETAQRFGCRLAALGHTRDDLAENALMNMARGCGLWGVAGMPERRGMYIRPLLSFRREELRDFLRAQGWSWVEDETNALNIYRRNRVRNEVMPLLAREVNPGVVEHLASLAEEAQLWRKMQEDHAAALCREVSLPRRGWPCLSLSKLRRVHEFQRRELLRFAGRRLGLTALTRPRIEELDRLMCRSGRFVFQWGSEVDVEAGGGMLCWHPAAEKRLEALQLSLGETARWGGWKVSLRLKGASAEADFGLRCPLDEARPVVLQKNTEKYDVATSFFPVISQENVFRAEKKQNRWEILYHSVKYNVVAQVVLSPLVGRWRESLWN; from the coding sequence GTGACGAAAAGCGATGTGCCGCGGCGCTTTCGCGGCGTCATGGAACGACGCGGCTGGCTCGGCCAGACGCCGGTGCTGCTCGGCGTTTCGGGCGGCAGCGACTCGATGAGCCTGCTCTGTCTTTTTTCCCAGCTTTACGAGCCTTCGCAGCTGATCGTGGTCCATATGGACCACGGCATCCGCGGCGCCTCGTGCGGCGACGGCGAGTTCGTGAAAAAGCGCTGCGCCGAATTGAGCGTGCGCTGCGTGATCGAGCGCCGCTCGGTCTCCGAATTGTCCCGAAAAGGGGAATCCGAGGAGGCGGCGGGGCGTCGACTTCGCTATGAGCTTTACGAAGAGACGGCGCAAAGATTCGGATGCCGTCTGGCGGCGTTGGGGCATACGCGCGACGACCTGGCCGAAAACGCGCTCATGAACATGGCCCGCGGCTGCGGGCTTTGGGGCGTGGCGGGGATGCCGGAACGGCGCGGTATGTATATCCGCCCGTTGCTTTCGTTCCGCCGCGAGGAACTGCGCGATTTTCTCCGCGCGCAGGGCTGGAGCTGGGTAGAAGACGAGACGAACGCTCTAAACATATACCGGCGCAATCGAGTCCGCAACGAAGTGATGCCCCTGCTGGCCCGCGAGGTCAATCCCGGCGTCGTCGAGCATCTGGCCTCTCTGGCCGAAGAGGCGCAGCTTTGGCGAAAGATGCAGGAAGATCATGCGGCCGCGCTGTGCCGCGAGGTCTCGCTGCCGCGGCGCGGCTGGCCGTGCTTGAGCCTGAGCAAGCTGCGCCGCGTCCACGAGTTCCAGCGCCGTGAACTGCTGCGTTTTGCGGGACGTCGGCTGGGGCTGACCGCTCTGACCAGACCCCGCATCGAAGAGCTGGACCGCCTGATGTGCCGTTCCGGACGCTTTGTGTTCCAATGGGGCTCAGAGGTCGACGTGGAAGCCGGGGGCGGCATGCTGTGCTGGCATCCGGCGGCGGAAAAGCGGCTGGAGGCGCTCCAGCTTTCGCTTGGCGAAACGGCGCGTTGGGGCGGCTGGAAAGTTTCGCTGCGGCTGAAGGGCGCCTCTGCGGAGGCCGATTTCGGCCTCCGCTGTCCGCTCGATGAAGCGCGGCCGGTCGTTCTGCAAAAAAATACTGAAAAATATGATGTGGCAACATCTTTTTTCCCGGTAATTTCCCAGGAAAATGTTTTCCGGGCGGAAAAAAAACAAAATCGATGGGAAATCCTTTACCATAGTGTAAAATATAACGTCGTTGCTCAGGTTGTTTTGAGTCCCCTTGTCGGGCGCTGGAGGGAATCTTTATGGAATTGA
- the hpt gene encoding hypoxanthine phosphoribosyltransferase, protein MELKAAEVLIAREQIAARVRVLAAEISRRYEGQSLTVIGILRGAVIFMADLVREISPSVNVVMEFMKAASYGSSTTSSGKVTISQGTGIAVKGRNILIVEDIVDTGLTLQHLRGYFKDEGAASVEVCVLLDKKERRVVDVPVEYTGFVIPDEFVVGYGMDYDQKMRNLPSIHTVRSVSE, encoded by the coding sequence ATGGAATTGAAGGCAGCGGAAGTTTTGATCGCCAGGGAGCAGATCGCCGCGCGCGTTCGCGTGCTGGCGGCGGAAATCAGCCGCAGGTACGAAGGGCAGAGTTTGACCGTCATCGGCATCCTGCGCGGCGCGGTGATCTTCATGGCCGACCTGGTGCGTGAGATCTCGCCGTCGGTGAACGTCGTCATGGAGTTCATGAAGGCCGCCTCCTACGGCTCTTCGACCACATCGTCGGGCAAAGTGACCATCTCGCAGGGAACTGGCATCGCGGTGAAAGGGCGCAATATTTTGATCGTCGAGGACATCGTGGATACGGGGCTGACGCTGCAGCACCTGCGCGGATACTTCAAGGACGAGGGCGCCGCGTCCGTGGAAGTGTGCGTTTTGCTGGACAAAAAGGAACGGCGCGTCGTCGACGTGCCGGTGGAGTATACGGGATTCGTGATTCCCGACGAGTTCGTGGTCGGCTACGGCATGGATTATGATCAGAAGATGCGCAACCTGCCTTCGATCCACACGGTGCGCTCCGTCTCGGAGTGA
- the ftsH gene encoding ATP-dependent zinc metalloprotease FtsH, which produces MQRLMKNLGVYLILVVLVVSVVNMFLTPQTAGPEVAEVPYSQFKTDLAAGRIKNFTINDMKAQGRYADGKAFVSNIVGVKDVAEEAAARGVEVKIAEPPETPWWMTLASSVFPTLLLIGVWIFFLHNMQGGGGKVMSFAKSKAKMFLDNRPKVTFNDVAGCDEAKEELREVVEFLKSPDRFTKLGAKVPKGVLLLGSPGTGKTLLARACAGEADVPFFSTSGSDFVEMFVGVGASRVRDLFEQARKYQPCLVFIDEIDAVGRQRGTGLGGGHDEREQTLNQLLVEMDGFDEKTGIILIAATNRADVLDPALLRPGRFDRHVVVDTPDVKGREAILKVHAKDKKFASDVDFEVLAKRTPGFVGADLANVINEAALLAARNGKTEIGMAELEEGIDRSIAGPERKSRLIGPREKKIIAYHETGHAMVAKLIPGCDPVHKISIIPRGSAALGYTLQLPAEDRFLASKNELTSNICVLLGGRVTEELVFGDITTGASNDLERATQVARSMVTQYGMSSLGPVVLGRQRHEVFLGRDLGEDRNYSDQIAFAIDEEVRKIVEECYVRVKNLLSENREKVDLVAETLLDREVMDGHDLAVLLGEEEPVPEKPEEKVASEGADVPAPEGPAPAGEKATDGFIPRAPVVSNEMTPMECKESSSAKGE; this is translated from the coding sequence GTGCAGCGATTAATGAAGAATCTCGGCGTGTATTTGATCCTCGTGGTGCTCGTCGTCAGCGTTGTGAACATGTTTCTCACGCCTCAGACGGCGGGGCCGGAAGTGGCAGAGGTTCCTTACAGCCAATTCAAGACCGATCTGGCCGCGGGGCGAATCAAAAACTTCACGATCAACGATATGAAGGCCCAGGGGCGCTACGCCGACGGCAAAGCGTTCGTCAGCAACATCGTCGGCGTCAAGGACGTGGCCGAAGAAGCCGCCGCCCGGGGCGTGGAAGTGAAGATCGCCGAGCCGCCGGAAACGCCGTGGTGGATGACGCTGGCTTCATCCGTGTTCCCCACGCTGCTGCTGATCGGCGTGTGGATCTTCTTTCTGCACAACATGCAGGGCGGCGGCGGAAAGGTCATGAGCTTTGCCAAAAGCAAGGCGAAAATGTTCCTCGACAACCGCCCCAAGGTGACCTTCAACGACGTGGCCGGCTGCGACGAGGCCAAGGAAGAACTCAGGGAAGTGGTGGAGTTTCTCAAGTCCCCCGACCGCTTCACCAAGCTGGGAGCCAAAGTTCCCAAGGGAGTGCTGCTTCTCGGCTCGCCCGGGACCGGCAAGACTCTGCTGGCCCGAGCCTGCGCCGGCGAAGCCGACGTGCCGTTTTTCAGCACCAGCGGCTCCGACTTCGTGGAGATGTTCGTCGGCGTCGGCGCTTCGCGCGTGCGCGACCTGTTCGAGCAGGCCCGCAAGTATCAGCCCTGCCTCGTCTTCATCGACGAGATCGACGCCGTCGGCCGCCAGAGAGGCACCGGTCTCGGCGGCGGACACGACGAGCGCGAGCAGACGCTGAATCAGCTGCTCGTCGAGATGGACGGTTTCGACGAGAAGACCGGCATCATCCTGATCGCGGCCACAAACCGTGCCGACGTGCTCGATCCGGCGCTGCTGCGCCCGGGACGTTTCGACCGTCACGTGGTCGTGGATACGCCCGACGTGAAAGGGCGCGAGGCGATTCTGAAAGTCCACGCCAAGGACAAGAAATTCGCGTCCGACGTTGATTTCGAGGTGCTGGCCAAACGCACGCCCGGCTTCGTCGGCGCCGATCTGGCCAACGTCATCAACGAGGCGGCGCTGCTGGCCGCCCGCAACGGCAAAACGGAGATCGGCATGGCCGAGCTGGAAGAGGGCATCGACCGCTCCATCGCCGGCCCCGAACGCAAGAGCCGCCTGATCGGCCCCCGCGAGAAGAAGATCATCGCCTACCACGAGACGGGGCACGCGATGGTGGCGAAACTGATCCCCGGCTGCGATCCCGTGCACAAGATCTCGATTATCCCCCGCGGCAGCGCGGCGCTGGGCTACACGCTGCAGCTGCCGGCGGAAGACCGCTTTTTGGCCTCGAAGAACGAGCTGACCAGCAACATCTGCGTGCTGCTCGGCGGGCGCGTCACCGAAGAACTGGTCTTCGGCGACATCACCACCGGTGCCAGCAACGACCTGGAACGCGCCACGCAGGTGGCCCGCAGCATGGTCACGCAGTACGGCATGAGCTCGCTGGGCCCCGTCGTGCTGGGACGCCAGCGCCACGAGGTGTTCCTCGGCCGCGATCTGGGCGAGGACCGCAACTACAGCGACCAGATCGCCTTCGCCATCGACGAGGAAGTCCGCAAGATCGTGGAGGAGTGTTACGTCCGCGTCAAGAATTTGCTGTCGGAGAACAGGGAGAAAGTCGATCTCGTCGCCGAAACGCTGCTCGATCGCGAAGTGATGGACGGTCACGACCTGGCGGTGCTGCTTGGCGAAGAAGAGCCCGTGCCCGAAAAGCCCGAGGAAAAAGTCGCGTCCGAAGGTGCCGATGTCCCCGCGCCGGAAGGACCGGCTCCGGCGGGAGAGAAAGCGACAGACGGCTTTATTCCGCGGGCTCCCGTCGTTTCCAACGAAATGACCCCGATGGAATGCAAAGAATCGTCCTCTGCAAAAGGCGAATAA
- the uvrB gene encoding excinuclease ABC subunit UvrB yields METEKFKLHAPWPPSGDQPQAIESLLEGLNHGEKCSTLLGVTGSGKTFTVANVVAKYNRPTLVLAHNKTLAAQLFSEFKRFFPENAVHYYVSYYDYYQPEAYIPSSDTFIEKDASINTQIERMRLATTKSLIERRDVIVVASVSCIYGMGKRENYEDAIVNFSVGERWNRRSFQEALMKAYYERNDFDLQPGKYRVRGDVLELYPVYSDATLRFSFFDDELESIEEVDPVSGHSIARKQHVSVFPAQHYVTSDGAIAESMDKIKRELELQVGRFKSEGKYLEAERLGSRTRYDMEMLAEAGYCSGIENYSRYLDGRAEGEQPGTLIDFFPPDFLMIVDESHITLPQVRGMFNGDRARKEVLVEHGFRLPSCLDNRPLKWHEFEHYMQRVVCCSATPGDWELAHSKRVVEQLIRPTGIADPEVEIRRATGQIDDLLAEIQKVRGAGGRCLVTTLTKKGAEELAGYMSTLRIKSEYIHSELNAFERAEEINRLRSGDIEVLIGVNLLREGIDMPEVTLVAILDADREGFLRSYRSLVQVMGRAARNVDSRVILYADEVTDSIREAVGESKRRREAQLKYNEEHHIVPQTIHKSIERMLPEVEFEAAPEAKNKRAQQHIEHMDNEALEKLMWEAVEKLQFEKAARIRDMIQAMEEGRTPQGGFGDEEGGTGLRAASGNRYKKRKRA; encoded by the coding sequence ATGGAGACTGAAAAATTTAAACTGCACGCGCCTTGGCCGCCCTCGGGCGATCAGCCGCAGGCCATCGAGTCGCTGCTCGAAGGGTTGAACCACGGCGAGAAGTGCTCGACGCTGTTGGGCGTAACGGGCAGCGGCAAGACGTTTACCGTCGCCAACGTCGTGGCGAAGTACAACCGCCCCACGCTGGTGCTGGCGCACAACAAAACCCTCGCGGCGCAGCTGTTCAGCGAATTCAAGCGCTTTTTTCCGGAGAACGCCGTGCACTATTACGTGAGCTATTACGATTACTACCAGCCCGAAGCCTATATCCCCAGCTCGGACACGTTCATCGAAAAAGACGCTTCCATCAACACCCAGATTGAGCGCATGCGGCTTGCCACCACAAAATCGCTGATCGAACGACGCGACGTAATCGTGGTGGCGTCGGTTTCCTGCATCTACGGCATGGGCAAGCGCGAGAACTACGAAGACGCGATCGTCAATTTTTCCGTGGGCGAGCGCTGGAACCGCCGCAGCTTTCAGGAAGCGCTGATGAAAGCCTATTACGAGCGCAACGACTTCGACCTGCAGCCCGGCAAGTACCGCGTGCGCGGCGACGTGCTGGAGCTGTATCCCGTGTACAGCGACGCCACGCTGCGCTTTTCCTTCTTCGACGACGAGCTGGAATCCATCGAAGAAGTCGATCCCGTCAGCGGGCATTCCATCGCGCGCAAACAGCACGTCTCGGTCTTCCCGGCGCAGCATTACGTCACCAGCGACGGCGCGATCGCCGAATCGATGGACAAGATCAAACGCGAGCTGGAGTTGCAGGTCGGCCGCTTCAAGTCCGAGGGCAAATACCTCGAAGCCGAGCGACTCGGCAGCCGCACCCGCTACGACATGGAAATGCTGGCCGAAGCGGGGTACTGTTCCGGCATCGAAAACTATTCGCGCTATCTCGACGGCCGCGCCGAGGGCGAACAGCCCGGCACGCTGATCGATTTTTTCCCCCCCGACTTCCTCATGATCGTGGACGAATCGCACATCACCCTGCCGCAGGTGCGCGGCATGTTCAACGGCGACCGCGCGCGCAAGGAAGTTCTGGTGGAGCACGGTTTCCGCCTGCCGTCGTGCCTCGACAACCGCCCCCTCAAGTGGCACGAGTTCGAGCATTACATGCAGCGTGTCGTCTGCTGCTCGGCCACGCCCGGCGACTGGGAACTGGCGCACTCCAAGCGCGTCGTCGAGCAGCTGATCCGCCCCACCGGCATCGCCGACCCCGAAGTGGAGATCCGCAGAGCGACAGGGCAGATCGACGACCTGCTGGCCGAGATCCAGAAAGTCCGGGGCGCGGGCGGCCGCTGCCTCGTCACCACGCTCACCAAAAAAGGCGCCGAAGAGCTGGCCGGATACATGAGTACGCTGCGCATCAAGTCCGAATATATCCATTCCGAGCTGAACGCCTTCGAGCGCGCGGAAGAGATCAACCGGCTCCGCAGCGGCGATATCGAGGTGCTGATCGGCGTCAACCTGCTGCGCGAGGGCATCGACATGCCCGAGGTGACGCTCGTGGCGATCCTCGATGCCGACCGCGAAGGTTTCCTGCGCTCCTACCGCTCGCTCGTGCAGGTGATGGGGCGCGCGGCGCGCAACGTCGATTCGCGCGTGATCCTTTATGCCGACGAAGTGACCGACAGCATCCGCGAGGCGGTCGGCGAGTCGAAGCGCCGCCGTGAGGCGCAGCTGAAATACAACGAAGAGCATCATATCGTGCCGCAGACGATCCACAAGTCCATCGAGCGCATGCTGCCCGAGGTGGAGTTCGAAGCCGCGCCCGAAGCGAAAAACAAACGGGCGCAGCAGCATATCGAGCACATGGACAACGAGGCTCTCGAAAAACTCATGTGGGAGGCAGTGGAAAAGCTTCAGTTCGAAAAGGCGGCCCGGATCCGCGACATGATCCAGGCCATGGAAGAAGGCCGAACTCCCCAAGGCGGGTTCGGCGACGAAGAAGGAGGAACCGGTCTCCGTGCCGCGTCAGGAAATCGTTATAAGAAACGCAAGAGAGCATAA